From a region of the Lactuca sativa cultivar Salinas chromosome 4, Lsat_Salinas_v11, whole genome shotgun sequence genome:
- the LOC128133619 gene encoding uncharacterized mitochondrial protein AtMg00810-like → MGFGNKIFSDPSGVVVDEKKYRGMIGSVLYLTAIRPDIMFLTCLCARFQVNPKMSHLLAVKQMFRYLKCTKNLGIWYPANESFLLQAYSDSNYGGLQLDRKITSGGCQFLGGRLVSWSSKKHNCIALSTAEAEYIDASSCTSQVL, encoded by the coding sequence ATGGGTTTCGGAAACAAAATCTTTTCGGACCCTTCAGGTGTTGtagttgatgaaaagaagtacagaggaatgattggatccgtaCTCTATCTCACAGCAATTCGTCCAGACATCATGTTTTTAACATGTttgtgtgccagatttcaagtcaatccaaagatgtctcatcttttggctGTTAAGCAAATGTTTAGATACCTCAAATGCACAAAGAATCTTGGAATCTGGTACCCAGCAAATGAGAGTTTTCTTCTTCAAGCATATTCAGATTCAAACTATGGCGgtcttcaattggacagaaaaatCACATCTGGTGGCTGCCAATTTTTAGGTGGTCGATTGGttagttggtcatccaagaaGCACAACTGCATTGCTCTCTcaacagccgaagcagaatacattgatGCTTCTAGTTGTACCTCTCAAGTTCTCTGA